The following nucleotide sequence is from Zea mays cultivar B73 chromosome 1, Zm-B73-REFERENCE-NAM-5.0, whole genome shotgun sequence.
tcactaagaaagtcaatcaagtgcgcggaggtGGAGTGTGGAAggtttagaatgctcaaagtgtgcttgggtaactcctccatgcgcctaggggtcccttttatagccccaaggcagctaggagccgttggaggcattcttggaaggcaattcttgccttctgtcgggtggcgcaccggacagtccggtgcaccaccggacatccactgttcattgtatggtgcagatctccttcctaaagtggcacagccgaccgttgcagaattgtagccgttggcgcaccggacactgtccggtgcacaccggacagtccggtgcccccagccgaccgttggctggggccacgcgtcgcgcgcggattgcgcggccgaccgttgcgctggtggcCGGTTCgtcggagtccagcctggcgcacctgaCACTGTACGTGTGGCAGCCCTCctaagttatcgggcccacgtgcaccaatccttgccttgatggcctcagatggctatgcacgtgtaccaggtaacttaacaaggctatcacgagttcaacaacttgaactcatcatcccaaggatctcccaccatacatgcatattacagtaatcacattcgaTACACACACTTCGAAGATaagagcggaagactttacaaaACATTCTTTTTATTTCTAAAACTGAAGGTTATTACATAGGAAGAGTTacatttattacaagtcctgatataatcaaagtgcataacttattacaataGCAGGAAGGTAGGAACCCTCCAAAGCTTATACATAAGCCTAACTAATCCTCCTCTAGAACTGGAAGCGCCCTCCAGCCTCACGAACACATAGAGTActcctcatcacctacaacaacatgggttcgaaaaccctgagtacgaagtgtactttcgcaagtcttacccgactaaggaaaaatgactctcaaggatatgctggttaaataggaatcaaggaaaaggctttagcaagaatcaacttagatacttttgcagaaatagcctactaaagtgagtccttactttcaatattttaacgccagattaaatattaatagactctggtagcatctagtctaatttcaccatttcatcaatacaacatcatttttattcataatgtttacatcctgacttaggttgcagggcagcgatcaagtctccactctccggggatataacggcgatccgaatcgatttactcagctgaggatctctaaccacacgacatatgtagcacttaacccttgcatatgtcaaccattcccacggatcctccactgcatgaacaggtccgcgccacccgagagcacaccaccctttttaggcggtcctttgccagtagggtacgtgccactctcgccatctctccactcctagtgcgcgattgtcttttcatgtatggaatagccgggttcaagcttaccctgtcccatatccagggcatgtggccagttaagatagtccttgatcatacaggcctacatacgcatccaatccttaattaacctgggtagaacatcacctgttcatagcccaagtcccgatttaagtactttcatccttaggattgtttgtgttccttaggatgaaaagagcatcaaagggaactttgcagtaagatcccaccacgctctcaatgaaaatattcttgcaggtagaagccatctttcctcaggataacccctgagctaggccttaatgcaaaagacaacctctatccacaagatctgagcagggctaagcatttttgtaaatcatattgtgatacttcaccagaagtatctataaaggtatggatatcaaggaaggcaatgcatcaaaaggttccaagcaactcctataaacctaatgcacatttcactagaattaaagtgtgtaaaaattatttaaaaacacaaggaaggggttgcatgcaccggggcttgcctttgttgcagTGAAGAGGTCTAGATCCCTCTACAAGCTACCCAGTTAGATGGCTCCTCCACTTGATCAGCAGCCACTGGAGTAGATTCCTCTTCAGTCACCACTTCAGCTTGAATCTTCAGTCCTCGTGCTGGGAGTTCTATATGAAATAACATGATCATGGATGTTTATGCTTATGCAACTTGAAAATAAAATACTAAGAAGCATCGCAAGGCTTACATCACTCTAATGGTGCACACAAAAACTAACAAAACCTTAAGAGAGCTAAATACTCTAATATCACAACTCAATAATACTAGGGCAGCCAGCAAGGATGAGGTGATATTCTTTAGTTACTCCAATATAAACACTAGTTTACTAAATCAGCCACCACAGCTGCACTACACCAACATACACACGCAAAACACAGGGAGAGAGTGATCTTCTTCAGTCAATCAACCAGACACTGAATCCACCTCTAATACCTAAATGTATATGTCCTTGTTCAGCCCCACTTTTTCCTTGTTTCTGCTAGGGACAGACCATACCAAATCTGTTCACTAACTAAAGCCTTTCAAGTTTGTTACAAGAATCTAAGACCCAAACTGCATGTACTACAAGTTAAGGTGTCCAAAATTCAGTCACCTTCCACTAAATTTGTTTTCAGTTTTCTGAAACAGACATCTCACACAGACCGACAGAAGAAGTTTAGGCACATTTTACTCTAAATTTTATACAGCTTCAAACTTATTTCTCTATAAGAAACTTGTTCACCCAATACAGCTACAAATCTCTTCCATATGGTCTTTAGCTTATAACCATACATACCAAGCGTTAGGCTGCATTAAAGTTGAGTAAACACATGGAAAATCCATTTTCCCAATCTGAAACAGCACATTACTAGGTCTGACAGAGAGTTTTGTCACTCCTTTTTCTCCAAATTCTGCACAATA
It contains:
- the LOC100275436 gene encoding uncharacterized protein LOC100275436, whose product is MVTMLTLTMAKIPRRLSRSCGARSLLLAELPARGLKIQAEVVTEEESTPVAADQVEEPSNWVACRGI